The following are encoded together in the Candidatus Eisenbacteria bacterium genome:
- a CDS encoding Fn3-like domain-containing protein, which translates to LLLEAHPNTPANGVRDRLQNSADARGLSPANPGFLNAVNRQGAGMLDIPGMITANTVVQPGKISLGETSGNPVVASLTIINNSDHTISYNLGHSPALATGQNVAQANGLFGVPLFNAPSTVSFSVNPVVVPAGGSASVDVTVTANAGLADRSVFTGYIDVTPDDGSADYSVPYTGLKGDYQSIAALTPTPFGFPWLAKRSGTTITNQPAGASYVMSGQDFPVFAFHLDHQVSIFRMEAFNSVTGQSKHLITNIKNLSRNAAASSNASGFGFFFTITWDGSTVKGNHDPEMLPNGTYVAKITVVKALGDEGTPGHTETWTSPVITIARPDISLEAFWLSQNSVQVGDQVTLSASVKNTRIDPRPAVNVEFLDNDVVVGSSVIDLGVGETQIVEVPWTVGAEATHRIKVRVPALPTEEYTANNEIAIDVNIGEAIVGVGNQGPRVLAFAPSKPNPSRGNVAFGFALPKQGPVSLEVFDISGRRLKSWRWSNLGAGDHSVVWDGRTEAGRSAPAGTVLLRLNAMGKTLTQKAVRLN; encoded by the coding sequence CTGCTGCTGGAGGCCCATCCCAACACGCCTGCGAATGGAGTGCGGGACCGCCTGCAGAACAGCGCGGATGCGCGCGGTCTGTCGCCGGCGAACCCCGGCTTCCTGAACGCGGTCAACCGGCAGGGCGCCGGCATGCTCGACATCCCGGGCATGATCACCGCCAACACCGTCGTCCAGCCGGGCAAGATCTCGCTCGGCGAGACCTCGGGGAACCCGGTGGTCGCGTCGCTCACGATCATCAACAACAGCGACCACACGATCAGCTACAACCTCGGACATTCGCCCGCTCTCGCGACCGGGCAGAACGTCGCGCAGGCGAACGGCCTGTTCGGGGTGCCGCTCTTCAACGCGCCGAGCACGGTGTCGTTCAGCGTGAACCCGGTGGTCGTTCCGGCCGGCGGAAGTGCTTCGGTCGACGTCACGGTGACGGCGAACGCGGGTCTTGCGGATCGCAGCGTGTTCACCGGCTACATCGACGTGACGCCCGACGACGGCAGCGCCGACTACAGCGTTCCCTACACGGGACTGAAGGGTGACTACCAGTCGATCGCGGCGCTCACGCCGACGCCGTTCGGGTTCCCGTGGCTGGCGAAGCGCTCGGGCACGACGATCACCAACCAGCCTGCCGGCGCCTCGTACGTGATGTCGGGGCAGGACTTCCCGGTGTTCGCGTTCCATCTGGATCACCAGGTCTCGATCTTCCGCATGGAGGCCTTCAACTCGGTGACCGGACAGTCGAAGCACCTCATCACGAACATCAAGAACCTGTCGCGGAACGCCGCGGCCAGCTCCAACGCCAGCGGATTCGGCTTCTTCTTCACGATCACGTGGGATGGCTCGACGGTGAAGGGCAACCACGACCCCGAGATGCTGCCGAACGGCACCTACGTGGCGAAGATCACGGTCGTGAAGGCGCTGGGTGACGAAGGCACTCCGGGTCATACCGAGACCTGGACCTCTCCGGTCATCACGATCGCGCGTCCGGACATCTCGCTCGAGGCCTTCTGGCTGTCGCAGAACTCGGTGCAGGTGGGTGATCAGGTCACGCTGTCGGCGTCGGTCAAGAACACCCGCATCGATCCGCGTCCCGCCGTCAACGTCGAATTCCTCGACAACGACGTCGTCGTCGGATCGTCGGTGATCGACCTCGGCGTGGGTGAGACGCAGATCGTCGAGGTTCCCTGGACGGTGGGCGCCGAGGCCACGCACCGGATCAAGGTGCGGGTGCCTGCGCTGCCGACCGAGGAATACACGGCGAACAACGAGATCGCGATCGACGTGAACATCGGTGAGGCGATCGTGGGTGTCGGCAACCAGGGACCGCGCGTCCTGGCCTTCGCGCCGTCCAAGCCCAATCCCTCTCGCGGCAACGTGGCGTTCGGGTTCGCGCTGCCGAAGCAGGGACCCGTCTCGCTCGAGGTGTTCGACATCTCGGGACGGCGCCTCAAGAGCTGGCGCTGGAGCAACCTCGGAGCGGGTGACCACTCCGTGGTGTGGGACGGAAGGACCGAGGCGGGTCGCTCGGCGCCGGCCGGAACGGTGCTGCTCCGGTTGAACGCGATGGGCAAGACCCTCACGCAGAAGGCGGTCCGGCTGAATTAG
- a CDS encoding S8 family serine peptidase: MPPSPLRRAARAGLISACLMGLAGFAFAAAPSGRYVPDVVIVKFRTALDSRLRSSARLRSALPSGLETARRIAHRPANAAAVARGLDRIYEIRLPRGADVTQVAAKLARLPEVEYAEPRFLYSTFETESVAGVMATPNDPRFGEQGFLNLIQAPAAWDIIKAEGNLPLVAVVDGGTMWTHQDLQPNLWTNPGEIAGNGLDDDGNGFIDDLHGWDFLANDPDPRGSSTTPANADHGTHTAGLLAAVTNNLLGVASASWNPRVLAVNASASSDNFIAYGYDGILYAVDNGARIVNLSWGGPDWSQMGKDVVEYAVSQGALLFAAAGNAGNQIPNYPGAYPNVYAVVNTNWLPGSGPDTRRFSSSYGTWVDLAAPGSDMLSTMDANPGNTYALMNGTSMASPVAAAVATLIKAQHPTWTNLQIGEQLRATCDNIDPLNPSDHWYRLGKGRINALRAVTESPTAVRITGFSFADGDGNGQLNRGETVTLSLSLKNYRAPAANLNLTLTSATSDIVVVDGSQAVGALAEGGTVSLPAAFSFTVASNAALGGLAELRVGMTAAGYNDFEWIRLPVEPVYETHDVNKVQVSLAATGNVGWIGFPGEPGGAKGMGLGYDGSANCLFEGGLLVGTDGTHVADAIRTDNEHTDFGALYPPIRRTPGLVSAQETQMSYIDVPNPTQPLGIRVTSESRAYTTSTIDDFVFLGYRITNTTGAIQNGMRVGLFFDWDIDAEHYATNRADWDAARGMGYAFDTSNPSLPYFGILVLQGGAQTIYAAFPPGNFSDFTKWEAMTGVYGTSTGPGDVSNMLTTGPFTVAPNDSVAVWFALVGGHTLAELQANADQARAKWNSLVAAGPPEPFSNGISLAELSPNPFSGGTRLDLRIDRPRNVSASVFDTRGRRVRSLGNRAFAAGFASLDWDGKDDEGHAVGAGVYFLSVESEGQRWMKKAIVLR; this comes from the coding sequence ATGCCACCATCCCCGCTCCGCCGCGCCGCCCGCGCAGGCCTGATCTCGGCCTGCCTCATGGGGTTGGCGGGCTTTGCCTTCGCGGCGGCGCCCTCGGGCCGGTACGTTCCCGATGTCGTGATCGTCAAGTTCCGCACCGCGCTCGACTCGAGGCTCAGGTCCTCGGCGCGGCTTCGGAGTGCTTTGCCCTCGGGACTCGAGACCGCGCGGCGCATCGCCCATCGGCCGGCCAACGCCGCGGCGGTGGCGCGTGGACTGGACCGGATCTACGAGATCCGGCTGCCCAGAGGCGCCGATGTGACCCAGGTGGCGGCGAAGCTCGCCCGGCTCCCGGAGGTGGAGTACGCGGAGCCGCGCTTCCTCTATTCGACCTTCGAGACCGAGTCCGTGGCCGGCGTCATGGCGACCCCCAATGACCCGCGCTTCGGCGAGCAGGGATTCCTCAACCTCATTCAGGCGCCCGCGGCCTGGGACATCATCAAGGCCGAGGGCAATCTGCCGCTGGTGGCGGTGGTGGATGGCGGGACGATGTGGACCCATCAGGATCTGCAGCCCAACCTCTGGACCAACCCCGGCGAGATCGCCGGGAACGGCCTCGACGATGACGGCAACGGGTTCATCGACGATCTTCACGGCTGGGACTTCCTCGCCAATGATCCCGACCCGCGCGGCTCGAGCACGACGCCGGCGAACGCCGATCACGGCACCCATACCGCGGGATTGCTCGCGGCGGTGACCAACAATCTCCTCGGCGTGGCGAGCGCCAGCTGGAACCCGCGGGTGCTCGCGGTGAATGCCTCGGCCTCGAGCGACAACTTCATCGCCTATGGATACGACGGCATCCTCTACGCGGTCGACAACGGCGCCCGGATCGTGAATCTGTCCTGGGGCGGCCCGGACTGGTCGCAGATGGGGAAGGACGTGGTCGAGTACGCCGTGTCCCAGGGCGCGCTCCTCTTCGCCGCCGCCGGCAACGCCGGCAACCAGATCCCGAACTATCCCGGCGCGTATCCCAACGTCTACGCGGTGGTCAACACCAACTGGCTCCCCGGCTCCGGCCCGGACACGCGGCGCTTCAGCTCGAGCTACGGAACCTGGGTGGATCTCGCCGCTCCGGGCTCGGACATGCTGAGCACCATGGACGCCAATCCTGGGAACACCTACGCGCTGATGAACGGCACGTCGATGGCATCACCCGTGGCGGCCGCGGTGGCCACGCTCATCAAGGCCCAGCATCCGACCTGGACGAATCTCCAGATCGGGGAGCAGCTGCGGGCGACCTGCGACAACATCGATCCCCTCAACCCCTCAGACCACTGGTACCGGCTGGGCAAGGGCCGCATCAACGCCCTGCGCGCGGTCACCGAGTCGCCGACCGCGGTCCGCATCACCGGCTTCTCCTTCGCCGACGGCGACGGCAACGGCCAGCTCAATCGCGGTGAGACGGTGACGCTGTCGCTCTCGCTGAAGAACTACCGGGCCCCGGCCGCGAACCTCAATCTCACGCTGACGAGCGCCACATCGGACATCGTGGTCGTGGACGGCAGCCAGGCGGTCGGAGCGCTGGCCGAAGGCGGCACGGTGTCGCTGCCGGCGGCCTTCTCGTTCACCGTCGCTTCGAACGCGGCGCTCGGCGGGCTCGCGGAACTGCGCGTCGGCATGACGGCGGCCGGATACAACGACTTCGAATGGATCCGGCTCCCGGTCGAGCCGGTCTACGAGACTCACGACGTGAACAAGGTCCAGGTCTCGCTCGCCGCGACCGGGAACGTGGGATGGATCGGCTTCCCGGGCGAGCCCGGAGGCGCCAAGGGGATGGGTCTCGGGTACGACGGCAGCGCCAATTGCCTCTTCGAGGGCGGGCTGCTCGTCGGCACGGATGGGACGCATGTGGCCGACGCCATTCGCACCGACAACGAGCACACGGACTTCGGCGCGCTCTATCCTCCGATACGCCGTACGCCCGGCCTGGTCTCGGCGCAGGAAACGCAGATGTCCTACATCGACGTCCCGAACCCCACCCAGCCTCTGGGAATTCGGGTCACCTCCGAGAGCCGCGCCTACACCACGAGCACGATCGACGACTTCGTCTTCCTGGGTTACCGCATCACCAACACGACCGGCGCCATCCAGAACGGCATGCGTGTGGGCCTTTTCTTCGACTGGGACATCGATGCCGAGCACTACGCCACCAACCGGGCGGACTGGGACGCGGCACGGGGCATGGGCTACGCCTTCGACACCAGCAACCCGAGCCTGCCCTACTTCGGCATCCTGGTCCTGCAGGGTGGCGCGCAGACGATCTACGCCGCGTTCCCACCCGGCAACTTCAGCGATTTCACCAAGTGGGAAGCGATGACCGGCGTGTACGGCACCAGCACCGGCCCAGGCGATGTGAGCAACATGCTCACCACCGGGCCGTTCACCGTCGCGCCCAACGACAGCGTGGCGGTGTGGTTCGCGCTCGTGGGCGGCCATACGCTCGCCGAGCTCCAGGCCAACGCCGATCAGGCGCGGGCGAAGTGGAATTCGCTGGTGGCGGCAGGCCCTCCCGAGCCGTTCTCCAACGGGATCTCGCTCGCGGAGTTGAGCCCCAATCCTTTCTCCGGTGGCACGCGGCTCGACCTCCGAATCGATCGGCCCCGCAACGTCTCGGCAAGCGTCTTCGACACGCGCGGGCGCCGGGTTCGAAGCCTCGGGAATCGCGCGTTCGCCGCCGGCTTCGCCAGCCTCGATTGGGACGGCAAGGACGACGAAGGACATGCGGTCGGCGCCGGGGTCTACTTCCTCAGCGTCGAGTCCGAAGGCCAGCGCTGGATGAAGAAGGCGATCGTTCTGCGCTGA